Proteins from a genomic interval of Helicoverpa armigera isolate CAAS_96S chromosome 9, ASM3070526v1, whole genome shotgun sequence:
- the LOC110372578 gene encoding uncharacterized protein LOC110372578 isoform X2: protein MSRGDRLAPASLRGRQAISSPERRQSRAGIRSLRTMNIIHGIFVYMYVINVCVHARGGHGGGHGGSHGHGGHGGHGGYHSHGSSHHYVTKSHTHYTYHPPNHIMFTCRTCSSTELYPVYRPLPPTYVYTYKDSDSRFRDVLTGLSLYNLGRSSATGSSYAHHYTPRSEEKCSLQIIERSHFEETEFPCFMISTFIETEPEATNTLNDPGQVDISSSKIDVEPFVKDQGPALQVTNDQECVLWHNLTMHKERNHVPCALLKEYADTVRQAGVPAYIWVPILLTIIISVYFCCLCYCKKKEKDKEKEAVNEVIPLNGLYVPEYRSN, encoded by the coding sequence ATGTCGAGGGGCGACAGACTGGCGCCAGCAAGTCTACGTGGCCGCCAAGCCATCTCGTCTCCCGAGCGGCGGCAGTCGCGCGCCGGGATCCGATCCTTACGTACTATGAACATAATCCACGGGATATTTGTTTACATGTACGTGATCAATGTCTGTGTACATGCAAGAGGAGGCCACGGAGGAGGACATGGAGGCTCACACGGCCACGGCGGCCACGGTGGCCATGGAGGATATCACAGTCATGGATCCTCTCATCATTACGTGACTAAGAGCCACACCCACTACACGTACCATCCACCTAACCACATAATGTTCACGTGTCGCACCTGCTCGTCCACGGAACTGTATCCTGTGTACAGGCCTCTACCACCGACTTATGTGTACACCTATAAAGATTCAGACAGCAGGTTCAGGGACGTGCTCACCGGGCTCTCTCTTTACAACCTAGGACGTTCGTCTGCCACTGGATCGAGCTACGCGCATCACTACACGCCTCGATCTGAAGAAAAGTGTTCTCTACAAATTATTGAACGGTCACACTTCGAAGAAACAGAGTTCCCGTGTTTTATGATTTCAACATTTATTGAAACTGAACCAGAAGCTACGAATACATTGAACGATCCCGGTCAGGTTGATATATCCTCGTCAAAGATAGATGTGGAGCCATTTGTAAAGGATCAAGGGCCTGCACTACAGGTGACGAATGACCAAGAGTGTGTGTTATGGCATAACTTAACGATGCATAAAGAGAGGAATCATGTTCCTTGTGCGCTGTTGAAGGAATACGCGGACACAGTGAGACAGGCTGGCGTGCCTGCTTACATTTGGGTACCAATATTATTGACCATTATTATCTCTGTTTACTTCTGTTGTTTGTGTTATTGTAAGAAAAAGGAAAAGGACAAGGAGAAAGAAGCCGTCAATGAGGTAATTCCTCTTAATGGGTTGTATGTGCCAGAATATCGTTCTAATTAA
- the LOC110372578 gene encoding uncharacterized protein LOC110372578 isoform X1: protein MFFPELRRSRARSSSLRSMNIVHWILVYMFIINVVVFAGGSRGGGGGGSRGGGGSHGLGGSRGSSLSGSRSSLSSGSRVLLYGKSFGGSFRTYDQGHQESHEESHAHEPPSYSHSTKRLTHFDYHPPDIISFTCRNCSSSELYPVYNDKLPSYVFACKESFCKYRELLAGLSLYNLARTTVFIGEYSRLYMPRSNERCSLQIVELVEPSHVEETEFPCFMISTFLKPETMSQIDNSDSIDVTSLQIDVSPFLEDFYYFALEVTDQECVVSHDNNELFHVPCKLLMKYANTVTEYGVPAYFWFPALVACIIGACVAYCRYAECKAKKNKKKEVVQEDVPLNGLVAPE from the coding sequence ATGTTTTTTCCTGAGCTGCGTCGGTCGCGCGCCAGATCCTCTTCCTTACGCTCTATGAACATAGTCCACTGGATACTAGTTTATATGTTCATAATCAATGTTGTTGTATTTGCGGGAGGATCACGTGGGGGTGGTGGAGGAGGGTCGCGAGGTGGCGGAGGATCACATGGACTTGGTGGATCTCGTGGAAGTTCCCTGAGTGGATCTCGCAGCAGCCTTAGTTCAGGATCGCGCGTGCTTCTGTATGGAAAATCTTTTGGAGGATCATTTAGAACATACGATCAAGGACATCAAGAATCACATGAAGAATCGCATGCTCATGAACCCCCTTCTTACTCTCACTCGACTAAGCGCCTCACTCACTTTGATTACCATCCACCCGACATCATAAGCTTTACATGTCGTAACTGCAGTTCCTCCGAACTGTATCCAGTATACAACGACAAGCTACCGAGTTATGTATTCGCTTGCAAAgaatcattttgtaaatacaggGAGCTACTCGCCGGCCTCTCTCTGTATAATTTAGCACGTACGACTGTGTTTATTGGGGAATACTCGCGTCTCTATATGCCTCGATCGAATGAAAGGTGTTCTCTTCAAATCGTCGAACTGGTCGAACCTTCACACGTTGAAGAGACTGAGTTTCCGTGCTTTATGAtctcaacatttttaaaaccaGAAACAATGAGCCAAATTGACAACTCGGATTCGATTGACGTAACTTCGTTACAGATTGATGTGTCACCATTTTTAGAGGACTTCTATTATTTTGCTTTAGAAGTGACTGATCAGGAGTGCGTGGTATCGCATGATAATAATGAGTTATTTCATGTTCCTTGTAAACTGTTGATGAAGTATGCGAATACTGTGACAGAATACGGCGTCCCTGCATACTTTTGGTTTCCTGCATTGGTGGCTTGTATTATAGGTGCGTGTGTTGCCTATTGTCGTTATGCCGAATGTAAAGCTAAAAAGAATAAGAAGAAGGAAGTTGTCCAGGAAGATGTTCCTCTGAATGGCCTGGTTGCGCCAGAATAA